The window CTCTATAAAATTGGGATAAGCAAATTTTTATGAAAAAAAATTTGACAATTTAAAAATCATAGACTATACTCACATTAAAAATATATGTATACGTATTCAAAATAGGAGGAAATTTTATGTTAAGAATCGGTGTAATAGGGGCAGGAAATAGGGGAAAGGATGTTTATGCTAATTTTATTTTAAAAAATAGTGATGAAGCAGAGATTGTAGCTGTGGCAGAACCAAATCCTATAAAGAGAGATCAGATGATAAAAGCTCATGGAATTTTACCTGAGTATGTGTTTAACTCTTGGGAGGAGTTTTTAGAAAAAGATAAATTTTGCGATGCTATAATTCTGGCAACAGGTGACGATATGCACTTTGAGCCGATAGAACTTGCAATGAAAAAAGGTTATGATATTCTTCTTGAAAAGCCTATGTCAAACAAAGTTGAAGAGTGCATTGAGATAGTTAAAATGGCTGAAAAATATGGAGTTAAGGTAATGGTTTGTCATGTACTTAGATATACACCATTTTTTAGCAAATTAAAAGAGTTAATTGATAGTGGAATAATAGGAGATGTTGTTGATATACAGCACAATGAGAATATAGGGAATTTTCACTTTGCTCATAGCTTTGTAAGAGGTAATTGGAGAAACTCAGATGAGACAAGCCCTCTTATTTTACAAAAGAGTTGTCACGATTTAGATATTTTATCTTGGCTTTTAAATGGAAATCCTTGTAAAAAAATTGCTTCTTTTGGAAATTTAAAACATTTCAGAAAAGAAAATGCCCCAGAAGGTTCAGCAGATAGATGCTTAGATTGTAAGTATATTGATAGTTGTATATATTCTCCTAAGAAAATATATTATAATAATATTGGAGCTTGGCCAACTTTAGTTGCTAGTGAGATTCAAACAGAGGAAGCTTTAACAAGATCTTTAGAGCATAATCAATATGGAAGATGTGTTTACAAATGTGATAACAATGTTGTAGATAATATGGTTTCTATAATTGAGTTTGAAAATGGAGTAAATGTGACTTTTAATCTATGTGCTTTTACAGATGAAGTATGTAGAACAATAAAAATTATGGGAACTAAAGGTGAAATAAGAGGAAATGATGCAAAAAATCATATAGAAGTTTATGAGTTTGGAAAAGGAAATGGACGTTTTGCAAATGGAAAGAGAACAGAGATTGTTCCAGATGTATTAGAAGGAGGACATGGAGGAGGAGATACAGGACTGATGAAAGATTTTGTAAATCTATGTTTAGGAAGACAAGAGGATTCTAGAACTAATCCAAGAACATCTTTAGAAAGTCATATAATGGCTTTTGCAGCAGAAGACTCTAGAGTTAATGGAAATGTTGTTTATATGGATGAGTATTTAAATAGATTTAATTAAAAATAGGGGTTAGCCATTTTGGTTAACCCCTTAGTTTTTTATTTAATATTTGTTAAAGCCTTATTTAAATCATCAATAAGATCGTCAACATGCTCTAATCCAATAGAAACTCTCATTACTCCAAGAGATAAACCAGTTGATTTAAATTGCTCAGGACTCATCTCTTTTAGATAACTTATAGCAGGAGCGTGAATAAGAGACTCATGTCCTCCCCAGCTAACTCCAATACTAAAGTGTTCTAAAGCGTTAACAAAGTTTTTAATATCTGCTAACTCCTCTGAGTCTATAACAAAACTCATAAGTCCACTGTAACCGTTCATTTGCTTTTTTCCAAGTTCAAATTGAGGGTGAGATTTCAATCCAGGATAGTTCACCGATTTTATCTTAGGGTGATTTTCTAAGAAACTAGCAACTTTTAAAGCGTTATTCTGATGTCTCTCCATTCTCATAGGTAGTGTTCTTAAACTTCTCATAAGTAACCATGCTTCAAATGGAGCCATTTTAGCACCGAATAAAAGAAATTCATTTTGGTAGATGCTATCAATATCTTTAGCTGAACCAATAATAACACCAGCTATAATATCACTGTGTCCTCCTAGATATTTAGAGCATGAATGTACCTCTAAATCAATTCCTAACTCTAAAGGCTTTTGAAATATAGGAGTTGCCCAAGTGTTATCAACGATAGTTTTAATATTGTGTTTTTTAGCTAAATCAGCGATAGCTTTTAAATTTTGCATAGAAAATATAGCTGATGACGGTGATTCTAAGTAGATAAGAGTAGTATTTTCTTTTATAGCATTTTCAATCTCTTCAACAGATTCTCCACTTACAAAAGTTACATCTACATTGAATTTATCTCTTAAATAGTTATCTAAAAAATTCATAGCAGGACCATAGATATTTCTTAAAGTAATCACATGACAATTAGCTTTAACACAACTCATAATAGCACTTGAAATAGCGGCCATTCCAGAAGAGAAAAGTCTAGCTTTTTCTCCACCAGCAATTTTGGCTAATTTTTTTTCAACAATAGAAACTGAAGGGTTGTTACCTCTAGTATATATATTGTTGTTTATAGGATCAGAAAAGGCATTATCAATATGATCCCAACTTTCAAAAGCAAATAGAGTATTTTGATAGATTGGTGGAACAATAGCTCCATTATGTTTATCTCTTTCCTCTCCGTAATGAGCAAGAATAGTTTCTAAATTATTTTTCATAGTTAATCTCCTTATTTAAAGTAATCTTCGTTATTAGATAGTTTCATTAGCAGCAGTTTCGTATTCAGAGATGCTACTTGTATTAGATTTATTAAGTTTTCTAGAAAGCATATATGTTTGAATAAAGAAAACAAATATACCAAATATATTAAAGAAACTCCATTTAACATATTCTGTGGTGAACACTCCTAAAGTAGTAGACATATATATAGCTGTAACATGCCAAGGTAAAAGACTTTCAAGTAAAGTCATACTATTTTCCATTGTTCTAGATAAAACTGAAAGAGGAACTCCTTGCTTTCTAAAACTTTCCTTAAATAGTTGTCCAGTAGTCATTATAGAAAACTGTCCATTACCAGTTATACCATTCATAACTCCACCAGTAAGGAATGTAACTGTAGTAAGACTAAATACACCAGTGATAGCTTTACTCATCTGTTGAACAACCTTATCTAAAGCTCCAGATACTTCCATGAAAGATCCAAAAGGCATAGCTAAGAAACAGAATAAAACAGCTCCACCCATCATTGATGCAAAACCACCACGATTTAAAAGTCCAAGTAATCTAGGAGTTATATCAGCTACGTTGATTCCAACACTTTCAGCCATGCTAATATTAAAACCTGATATTAAAGCATTAGCTGCATCATTAAATAAAAATCCATTGCTAAATACACCAATTAACATAGCTGTTATAGATGAACCAAGCATTAAAAGAAGTGGTGAAATACCAAAATATCCTCCACCAAAAACAATGATAGGTGGTATTAACATAGCAATATTGAAGTTATAGATAGAGTTTAAATCAGACATTATTTTTAAAGTTGTATCTGTAAGTTCAGAATTACCATTGAAATAGTATGAACCTACAATTGTAAAAGCTATTAGAGATAGAGCACCAGATATAATTACATTTGGTAACATACCTTTAATATGCTCATAAACAGTTATTTCTGAAGACATAGCACTTAAGTTTGTAGTATCAGAAACAGGAGAAACCTTATCTCCGAAAAAAGCACCAGATATAATAGCTCCAGCTACAACTGGTAAAGGAATTCCCATACTTTGAGCTATTCCCATAAACGCTACTCCAGACGTTGCAGCAGATCCCCAGCTAGTTCCAGTGAAAGTTGAAACTAATGCAGTAACAAGAAATGCGGTAACAACTACAAATTTTGGATTTAAAAATTTAAGACCATAATAAATCATCATAGGAACAGTTCCACTGAACATCCAAGTTCCAACTACACCACCAATAGCAATAAGAATAAGAATTGCTGGAAAAGCATCAGAAAATTTTTTAGTATAAGCATTCATCATTTCATCCCAAGATATTCCCACTCTGATAGCAATAATTGCAGAAAAAATAGAAGCTATAATCAATAAAAATTCTAATCTTATTCCCATAATGATATTCCCCACTAATACCATTAAAGCCATAACTATTATTGGTAGAAAAGCTTCAAAATTTGTTGGTGTTCTTTTTGATTTCATAAATACCCTCCGTGTTTTAAAATATATATTAATTTCGAATTAGAAGAGTTGGATCTAATTCAATATTTAATACCTTATTTTCATCCTTACAAGTACCATTTATTTTTTTGGTTAAAGTATCTAAAGATAACTCAATCATTTTTTTCATAGGCTGCTCAATACTAGAGATACCTAAAGCTTCAGCTAAAAGTGTATTATCAAAGCCTATAAATTCAATGTTGGAATAATCGATTTTTAGTTTTTTTAAAGTTTTGAGAAAGTGAAGTGCCATAAAGTCACTAGATACAAAATAAGCAGAACATTGAATTCCTTTATTTTTTATAAAACTTTCTAAGTCATTTATAAAGTTTGAATCTAAATTAGCAAAAAAATTACACTCATCTATATTAGAGATATATCGACTCTTAAAACCATCGAATTTAAGAGAGGGATACTCACCAATGTAACCAATATTAGAATGCCCCTTATTAATAAGAAAATTAGCTGCAATTTCACCACCTTTAAAAAGTGAAGTGGAGAAACTATCATAGTCTTTTAAAATTTCATTAACAACAACAAAAGGAATGCCTAATTTTTTAATAAAAGACATATTATCTTCAGACACTGGACAAGCTACGATTCCATCAACACCTCTTTTTTGAAGTTCAATAATATGTTTTTTTTCAAGAATAGATGAACGTTCAGAGTTCATGACAATAATAGAGTATCCCTTTTCTCTAGCGATTTTTTCAACATAATTGACTATTTCTAAATAGTATTGATTCTTAAAATCAACGGTAAGTAAACCGAGTATTTTTGATTTCTCTCCACGTAAAATCTGAGCACTATAATCAGGAAGAAATTCATTTTCATCTATAAATTTTAAAATTCGCTCACGAACGTCTTTTTTTATATTGGGGTGATTATTTATAACTCTTGAAACAGTTGATTGAGAAACACCAAGAAGATCTCCAATTTGTTTCATAGTTAGTTTATTCTTTTTCATAAATACCTCCTTTAATTTTGCATACGTATGCAAGAAAGGTTTGTAAACGAATTATTGCATACATTATGTACTGATGTCAATAAAAAAGTTTTAAAAAAACATAAAATATACAAAAAAATATATAAAAACATAGAGATATAAAGAGGTTGTAAAGAGTTATAAAAAATTCAAAAAATGAAATTAAATATTGAATATGAAATAAAATAAAAAAACAAAAGAATAGAAACATACAATATTAGAATATTATTATATATTTCAAAGAATAGGAATGAAAAAGAAAAATTGAAATGTTTAAATAAAAAACAAATTATGATATCATTTTTTTATAACGAAAATAGTTAAAGAATTTTGCATCTAAGGAGCGAGCTTAATTTACTTTTTTTACCGTTAAATAGTTAAGGGGGCAAAACTAATGGATGAAAGAGATGTAATGTTAGCAAAAAATGGTGACAGCGAAGCTATGGAAAAAGTTTTCTTAAAATATAAAAGTGATATTTTGAGAAATAGCAAGAACTTCTTCATAAAAGGTGGAGACATCGATGATCTACTACAAGAGGGGTATATAGGTCTTATGAAGGCGATAAAATCATATGATGAAACACGTGAGGTATGCTTTAGTACTTTTGCAAATCTATGTATAAAAAGACAGATTATTACAGCAGTAAAATCTTCTAATTCAAATAGAAATCAGAAGTTAAATAACTCAATAATTGGTGATAAAGATGTTAATTTAGATGATTTAGCTCAATATGCAAAGCCATCTGTAAATTTCTTTTCTCCTGAAGATATTCTTTTAGGAAAAGAGTTAGTAGTAATGCTTGGAGAGTTTTTAAATAAAAGTTTAACACCTTTAGAAAAAAAAGTTTTTTTCTACACATGTAAACAATATAAGTACAACGAGATTGCAGAGATGCTAAAT of the Cetobacterium sp. NK01 genome contains:
- a CDS encoding Gfo/Idh/MocA family protein — translated: MLRIGVIGAGNRGKDVYANFILKNSDEAEIVAVAEPNPIKRDQMIKAHGILPEYVFNSWEEFLEKDKFCDAIILATGDDMHFEPIELAMKKGYDILLEKPMSNKVEECIEIVKMAEKYGVKVMVCHVLRYTPFFSKLKELIDSGIIGDVVDIQHNENIGNFHFAHSFVRGNWRNSDETSPLILQKSCHDLDILSWLLNGNPCKKIASFGNLKHFRKENAPEGSADRCLDCKYIDSCIYSPKKIYYNNIGAWPTLVASEIQTEEALTRSLEHNQYGRCVYKCDNNVVDNMVSIIEFENGVNVTFNLCAFTDEVCRTIKIMGTKGEIRGNDAKNHIEVYEFGKGNGRFANGKRTEIVPDVLEGGHGGGDTGLMKDFVNLCLGRQEDSRTNPRTSLESHIMAFAAEDSRVNGNVVYMDEYLNRFN
- a CDS encoding trans-sulfuration enzyme family protein: MKNNLETILAHYGEERDKHNGAIVPPIYQNTLFAFESWDHIDNAFSDPINNNIYTRGNNPSVSIVEKKLAKIAGGEKARLFSSGMAAISSAIMSCVKANCHVITLRNIYGPAMNFLDNYLRDKFNVDVTFVSGESVEEIENAIKENTTLIYLESPSSAIFSMQNLKAIADLAKKHNIKTIVDNTWATPIFQKPLELGIDLEVHSCSKYLGGHSDIIAGVIIGSAKDIDSIYQNEFLLFGAKMAPFEAWLLMRSLRTLPMRMERHQNNALKVASFLENHPKIKSVNYPGLKSHPQFELGKKQMNGYSGLMSFVIDSEELADIKNFVNALEHFSIGVSWGGHESLIHAPAISYLKEMSPEQFKSTGLSLGVMRVSIGLEHVDDLIDDLNKALTNIK
- a CDS encoding Na+/H+ antiporter NhaC family protein, which produces MKSKRTPTNFEAFLPIIVMALMVLVGNIIMGIRLEFLLIIASIFSAIIAIRVGISWDEMMNAYTKKFSDAFPAILILIAIGGVVGTWMFSGTVPMMIYYGLKFLNPKFVVVTAFLVTALVSTFTGTSWGSAATSGVAFMGIAQSMGIPLPVVAGAIISGAFFGDKVSPVSDTTNLSAMSSEITVYEHIKGMLPNVIISGALSLIAFTIVGSYYFNGNSELTDTTLKIMSDLNSIYNFNIAMLIPPIIVFGGGYFGISPLLLMLGSSITAMLIGVFSNGFLFNDAANALISGFNISMAESVGINVADITPRLLGLLNRGGFASMMGGAVLFCFLAMPFGSFMEVSGALDKVVQQMSKAITGVFSLTTVTFLTGGVMNGITGNGQFSIMTTGQLFKESFRKQGVPLSVLSRTMENSMTLLESLLPWHVTAIYMSTTLGVFTTEYVKWSFFNIFGIFVFFIQTYMLSRKLNKSNTSSISEYETAANETI
- a CDS encoding LacI family DNA-binding transcriptional regulator, whose product is MKKNKLTMKQIGDLLGVSQSTVSRVINNHPNIKKDVRERILKFIDENEFLPDYSAQILRGEKSKILGLLTVDFKNQYYLEIVNYVEKIAREKGYSIIVMNSERSSILEKKHIIELQKRGVDGIVACPVSEDNMSFIKKLGIPFVVVNEILKDYDSFSTSLFKGGEIAANFLINKGHSNIGYIGEYPSLKFDGFKSRYISNIDECNFFANLDSNFINDLESFIKNKGIQCSAYFVSSDFMALHFLKTLKKLKIDYSNIEFIGFDNTLLAEALGISSIEQPMKKMIELSLDTLTKKINGTCKDENKVLNIELDPTLLIRN
- a CDS encoding sigma-70 family RNA polymerase sigma factor; translation: MDERDVMLAKNGDSEAMEKVFLKYKSDILRNSKNFFIKGGDIDDLLQEGYIGLMKAIKSYDETREVCFSTFANLCIKRQIITAVKSSNSNRNQKLNNSIIGDKDVNLDDLAQYAKPSVNFFSPEDILLGKELVVMLGEFLNKSLTPLEKKVFFYTCKQYKYNEIAEMLNEPNKKIDNAIQRVRKKILGYLSEYSRG